One window of Daphnia carinata strain CSIRO-1 chromosome 7, CSIRO_AGI_Dcar_HiC_V3, whole genome shotgun sequence genomic DNA carries:
- the LOC130695559 gene encoding uridine-cytidine kinase-like 1 isoform X3, translating into MSSASSYSSDGGDEWPFSDSGMDNITESDTPRNEGEAPLSPQFPPRPPSEGSQPKSPRSRRQRTLSQSAAAKAAVTTTNQDFILRTKEQKTFYTAGRPPWYNFSGQHVEPFVIGICGGSASGKTTVTNKIIESLGHPWVTLLSMDSFYKVLTEKQHQQASKNEYNFDHPDSFDFELLWKTLHRLKHFKSVEVPIYNFITHSRETKTKTMYGANVIIFEGILTFYNQEICSLLDMKVFVDTDSDIRLARRLRRDISQRGRELEGVLKQYSSFVKPSFEHYIAPLMAHADIIVPRGGDNEVAISLIVQHVQTQLQLRGFKLRPILASAQVDQPLPNSLHILPLTPQVKGLHTFIRNKDTPRDEFIFYSRRLIRLTIEFALSLLPFKDTVVETPQGVLYQGKRIATDKIVGVSVLRAGETMEQALSEVCKDVRIGKILIQNNIETGEPELYYLRLPRDIKDYLVILMDATVATGAAAMMAIRVLLDHDVPEENILVASLLMAASGVHTIAYAFPKVRIVSSAVDPEINEKFFVKPGIGNFGDRYFGTEPPNEA; encoded by the exons ATGAGTTCTGCATCAAGTtattcaag tgatggtggtgatgaaTGGCCATTTAGCGATTCAGGCATGGATAACATCACTGAATCTGACACTCCAAGGAATGAAGGTGAAGCACCACTGTCACCTCAATTTCCACCTAGACCTCCTTCTGAAGGCTCTCAACCAAAATCTCCTAGATCTAGAAGACAAAGAACTTTATCACAGAGCGCTGCTGCCAAAGCAGCTGTAACAACAACTAACCAG GACTTTATTTTGAggacaaaggaacaaaaaacattttacacTGCTGGCAGGCCTCCGTGGTATAATTTCTCTGGACAACATGTTGAACCTTTTGTTATTG GAATTTGCGGTGGAAGCGCCTCGGGCAAAACGACCGtgacaaataaaataatcgaATCGTTGGGACATCCTTGGGTAACTTTACTGAGTATGGACTCGTTCTACAAG GTTTTGACAGAAAAGCAGCACCAGCAAGCATCTAAAAACGAATACAACTTCGATCACCCAGACTCTTTCGATTTCGAGCTCTTATGGAAAACTTTGCATCGTCTAAAACACTTTAAAAGCGTTGAAGTTCCAATCTACAATTTCATTACCCACAGCCGAGAAACCAAAACG AAAACCATGTATGGTGCTAATGTGATTATATTTGAGGGCATTTTGACGTTTTACAACCAGGAAATTTGTTcc CTGCTGGACATGAAAGTATTTGTTGATACCGATTCGGATATTCGATTGGCACGGCGGTTAAGGCGTGATATCTCTCAGCGAGGACGTGAACTTGAAGGAGTGTTGAAACAGTATAGCTCATTTGTCAAACCGTCTTTCGAGCACTATATTGCACCTTTGATGGCACACGCCGACATTATCGTACCGCGAGGTGGTGATAATGAAGTTGCAATAAGCCTTATTGTGCAGCATGTTCAGACACAACTGCAGTTG AGAGGTTTCAAGCTAAGGCCCATCCTGGCCAGTGCCCAAGTGGATCAACCACTGCCAAATTCTCTTCACATTCTGCCCTTAACTCCGCAAGTCAAGGGCTTGCATACATTCATTCGTAATAAAGACACTCCACGTGATGAATTCATCTTCTATTCCCGCCGGCTTATTCGATTGACCATTGAGTTTGCTCTGTCTTTATTGCCATTTAAG GACACCGTGGTAGAAACTCCACAGGGAGTGCTATATCAAGGGAAACGCATAGCTACGGATAAAATAGTTGGAGTCTCCGTTTTG CGAGCCGGCGAAACTATGGAACAAGCACTTTCAGAAGTTTGCAAAGACGTCCGCATCGGGAAAATTCTTATTCAGAACAACATCGAAACAGGGGAACCTGAG TTATACTATCTTCGTCTTCCTCGTGACATTAAAGACTATCTAGTCATACTAATGGACGCTACCGTGGCGACGGGAGCTGCGGCCATGATGGCTATCCGAGTACTCCTTGATCACGACGTCCCAGAGGAAAATATTCTAGTCGCTTCCCTACTGATGGCGGCCTCCG GTGTACATACGATTGCCTACGCTTTTCCAAAAGTTCGAATTGTTTCTTCAGCAGTAGACCCAGAGATAAATGAGAAATTTTTCGTCAAACCTGGCATTGGTAATTTTGGTGACCGATACTTCGGCACAG aACCACCTAATGAAGCATAA
- the LOC130695559 gene encoding uridine-cytidine kinase-like 1 isoform X4 → MDNITESDTPRNEGEAPLSPQFPPRPPSEGSQPKSPRSRRQRTLSQSAAAKAAVTTTNQDFILRTKEQKTFYTAGRPPWYNFSGQHVEPFVIGICGGSASGKTTVTNKIIESLGHPWVTLLSMDSFYKVLTEKQHQQASKNEYNFDHPDSFDFELLWKTLHRLKHFKSVEVPIYNFITHSRETKTKTMYGANVIIFEGILTFYNQEICSLLDMKVFVDTDSDIRLARRLRRDISQRGRELEGVLKQYSSFVKPSFEHYIAPLMAHADIIVPRGGDNEVAISLIVQHVQTQLQLRGFKLRPILASAQVDQPLPNSLHILPLTPQVKGLHTFIRNKDTPRDEFIFYSRRLIRLTIEFALSLLPFKDTVVETPQGVLYQGKRIATDKIVGVSVLRAGETMEQALSEVCKDVRIGKILIQNNIETGEPELYYLRLPRDIKDYLVILMDATVATGAAAMMAIRVLLDHDVPEENILVASLLMAASGVHTIAYAFPKVRIVSSAVDPEINEKFFVKPGIGNFGDRYFGTEPPNEA, encoded by the exons ATGGATAACATCACTGAATCTGACACTCCAAGGAATGAAGGTGAAGCACCACTGTCACCTCAATTTCCACCTAGACCTCCTTCTGAAGGCTCTCAACCAAAATCTCCTAGATCTAGAAGACAAAGAACTTTATCACAGAGCGCTGCTGCCAAAGCAGCTGTAACAACAACTAACCAG GACTTTATTTTGAggacaaaggaacaaaaaacattttacacTGCTGGCAGGCCTCCGTGGTATAATTTCTCTGGACAACATGTTGAACCTTTTGTTATTG GAATTTGCGGTGGAAGCGCCTCGGGCAAAACGACCGtgacaaataaaataatcgaATCGTTGGGACATCCTTGGGTAACTTTACTGAGTATGGACTCGTTCTACAAG GTTTTGACAGAAAAGCAGCACCAGCAAGCATCTAAAAACGAATACAACTTCGATCACCCAGACTCTTTCGATTTCGAGCTCTTATGGAAAACTTTGCATCGTCTAAAACACTTTAAAAGCGTTGAAGTTCCAATCTACAATTTCATTACCCACAGCCGAGAAACCAAAACG AAAACCATGTATGGTGCTAATGTGATTATATTTGAGGGCATTTTGACGTTTTACAACCAGGAAATTTGTTcc CTGCTGGACATGAAAGTATTTGTTGATACCGATTCGGATATTCGATTGGCACGGCGGTTAAGGCGTGATATCTCTCAGCGAGGACGTGAACTTGAAGGAGTGTTGAAACAGTATAGCTCATTTGTCAAACCGTCTTTCGAGCACTATATTGCACCTTTGATGGCACACGCCGACATTATCGTACCGCGAGGTGGTGATAATGAAGTTGCAATAAGCCTTATTGTGCAGCATGTTCAGACACAACTGCAGTTG AGAGGTTTCAAGCTAAGGCCCATCCTGGCCAGTGCCCAAGTGGATCAACCACTGCCAAATTCTCTTCACATTCTGCCCTTAACTCCGCAAGTCAAGGGCTTGCATACATTCATTCGTAATAAAGACACTCCACGTGATGAATTCATCTTCTATTCCCGCCGGCTTATTCGATTGACCATTGAGTTTGCTCTGTCTTTATTGCCATTTAAG GACACCGTGGTAGAAACTCCACAGGGAGTGCTATATCAAGGGAAACGCATAGCTACGGATAAAATAGTTGGAGTCTCCGTTTTG CGAGCCGGCGAAACTATGGAACAAGCACTTTCAGAAGTTTGCAAAGACGTCCGCATCGGGAAAATTCTTATTCAGAACAACATCGAAACAGGGGAACCTGAG TTATACTATCTTCGTCTTCCTCGTGACATTAAAGACTATCTAGTCATACTAATGGACGCTACCGTGGCGACGGGAGCTGCGGCCATGATGGCTATCCGAGTACTCCTTGATCACGACGTCCCAGAGGAAAATATTCTAGTCGCTTCCCTACTGATGGCGGCCTCCG GTGTACATACGATTGCCTACGCTTTTCCAAAAGTTCGAATTGTTTCTTCAGCAGTAGACCCAGAGATAAATGAGAAATTTTTCGTCAAACCTGGCATTGGTAATTTTGGTGACCGATACTTCGGCACAG aACCACCTAATGAAGCATAA
- the LOC130695559 gene encoding uridine-cytidine kinase-like 1 isoform X1, with protein sequence MAGRFYDPPSSASSESDGGDEWPFSDSGMDNITESDTPRNEGEAPLSPQFPPRPPSEGSQPKSPRSRRQRTLSQSAAAKAAVTTTNQDFILRTKEQKTFYTAGRPPWYNFSGQHVEPFVIGICGGSASGKTTVTNKIIESLGHPWVTLLSMDSFYKVLTEKQHQQASKNEYNFDHPDSFDFELLWKTLHRLKHFKSVEVPIYNFITHSRETKTKTMYGANVIIFEGILTFYNQEICSLLDMKVFVDTDSDIRLARRLRRDISQRGRELEGVLKQYSSFVKPSFEHYIAPLMAHADIIVPRGGDNEVAISLIVQHVQTQLQLRGFKLRPILASAQVDQPLPNSLHILPLTPQVKGLHTFIRNKDTPRDEFIFYSRRLIRLTIEFALSLLPFKDTVVETPQGVLYQGKRIATDKIVGVSVLRAGETMEQALSEVCKDVRIGKILIQNNIETGEPELYYLRLPRDIKDYLVILMDATVATGAAAMMAIRVLLDHDVPEENILVASLLMAASGVHTIAYAFPKVRIVSSAVDPEINEKFFVKPGIGNFGDRYFGTEPPNEA encoded by the exons ATGGCTGGGAGGTTTTACGACCCTCCGAGTTCTGCCAGTTCAGAAAG tgatggtggtgatgaaTGGCCATTTAGCGATTCAGGCATGGATAACATCACTGAATCTGACACTCCAAGGAATGAAGGTGAAGCACCACTGTCACCTCAATTTCCACCTAGACCTCCTTCTGAAGGCTCTCAACCAAAATCTCCTAGATCTAGAAGACAAAGAACTTTATCACAGAGCGCTGCTGCCAAAGCAGCTGTAACAACAACTAACCAG GACTTTATTTTGAggacaaaggaacaaaaaacattttacacTGCTGGCAGGCCTCCGTGGTATAATTTCTCTGGACAACATGTTGAACCTTTTGTTATTG GAATTTGCGGTGGAAGCGCCTCGGGCAAAACGACCGtgacaaataaaataatcgaATCGTTGGGACATCCTTGGGTAACTTTACTGAGTATGGACTCGTTCTACAAG GTTTTGACAGAAAAGCAGCACCAGCAAGCATCTAAAAACGAATACAACTTCGATCACCCAGACTCTTTCGATTTCGAGCTCTTATGGAAAACTTTGCATCGTCTAAAACACTTTAAAAGCGTTGAAGTTCCAATCTACAATTTCATTACCCACAGCCGAGAAACCAAAACG AAAACCATGTATGGTGCTAATGTGATTATATTTGAGGGCATTTTGACGTTTTACAACCAGGAAATTTGTTcc CTGCTGGACATGAAAGTATTTGTTGATACCGATTCGGATATTCGATTGGCACGGCGGTTAAGGCGTGATATCTCTCAGCGAGGACGTGAACTTGAAGGAGTGTTGAAACAGTATAGCTCATTTGTCAAACCGTCTTTCGAGCACTATATTGCACCTTTGATGGCACACGCCGACATTATCGTACCGCGAGGTGGTGATAATGAAGTTGCAATAAGCCTTATTGTGCAGCATGTTCAGACACAACTGCAGTTG AGAGGTTTCAAGCTAAGGCCCATCCTGGCCAGTGCCCAAGTGGATCAACCACTGCCAAATTCTCTTCACATTCTGCCCTTAACTCCGCAAGTCAAGGGCTTGCATACATTCATTCGTAATAAAGACACTCCACGTGATGAATTCATCTTCTATTCCCGCCGGCTTATTCGATTGACCATTGAGTTTGCTCTGTCTTTATTGCCATTTAAG GACACCGTGGTAGAAACTCCACAGGGAGTGCTATATCAAGGGAAACGCATAGCTACGGATAAAATAGTTGGAGTCTCCGTTTTG CGAGCCGGCGAAACTATGGAACAAGCACTTTCAGAAGTTTGCAAAGACGTCCGCATCGGGAAAATTCTTATTCAGAACAACATCGAAACAGGGGAACCTGAG TTATACTATCTTCGTCTTCCTCGTGACATTAAAGACTATCTAGTCATACTAATGGACGCTACCGTGGCGACGGGAGCTGCGGCCATGATGGCTATCCGAGTACTCCTTGATCACGACGTCCCAGAGGAAAATATTCTAGTCGCTTCCCTACTGATGGCGGCCTCCG GTGTACATACGATTGCCTACGCTTTTCCAAAAGTTCGAATTGTTTCTTCAGCAGTAGACCCAGAGATAAATGAGAAATTTTTCGTCAAACCTGGCATTGGTAATTTTGGTGACCGATACTTCGGCACAG aACCACCTAATGAAGCATAA
- the LOC130695559 gene encoding uridine-cytidine kinase-like 1 isoform X2, protein MDLLVIIPNDGGDEWPFSDSGMDNITESDTPRNEGEAPLSPQFPPRPPSEGSQPKSPRSRRQRTLSQSAAAKAAVTTTNQDFILRTKEQKTFYTAGRPPWYNFSGQHVEPFVIGICGGSASGKTTVTNKIIESLGHPWVTLLSMDSFYKVLTEKQHQQASKNEYNFDHPDSFDFELLWKTLHRLKHFKSVEVPIYNFITHSRETKTKTMYGANVIIFEGILTFYNQEICSLLDMKVFVDTDSDIRLARRLRRDISQRGRELEGVLKQYSSFVKPSFEHYIAPLMAHADIIVPRGGDNEVAISLIVQHVQTQLQLRGFKLRPILASAQVDQPLPNSLHILPLTPQVKGLHTFIRNKDTPRDEFIFYSRRLIRLTIEFALSLLPFKDTVVETPQGVLYQGKRIATDKIVGVSVLRAGETMEQALSEVCKDVRIGKILIQNNIETGEPELYYLRLPRDIKDYLVILMDATVATGAAAMMAIRVLLDHDVPEENILVASLLMAASGVHTIAYAFPKVRIVSSAVDPEINEKFFVKPGIGNFGDRYFGTEPPNEA, encoded by the exons ATGGATCTCCTTGTGATAATTCCGAA tgatggtggtgatgaaTGGCCATTTAGCGATTCAGGCATGGATAACATCACTGAATCTGACACTCCAAGGAATGAAGGTGAAGCACCACTGTCACCTCAATTTCCACCTAGACCTCCTTCTGAAGGCTCTCAACCAAAATCTCCTAGATCTAGAAGACAAAGAACTTTATCACAGAGCGCTGCTGCCAAAGCAGCTGTAACAACAACTAACCAG GACTTTATTTTGAggacaaaggaacaaaaaacattttacacTGCTGGCAGGCCTCCGTGGTATAATTTCTCTGGACAACATGTTGAACCTTTTGTTATTG GAATTTGCGGTGGAAGCGCCTCGGGCAAAACGACCGtgacaaataaaataatcgaATCGTTGGGACATCCTTGGGTAACTTTACTGAGTATGGACTCGTTCTACAAG GTTTTGACAGAAAAGCAGCACCAGCAAGCATCTAAAAACGAATACAACTTCGATCACCCAGACTCTTTCGATTTCGAGCTCTTATGGAAAACTTTGCATCGTCTAAAACACTTTAAAAGCGTTGAAGTTCCAATCTACAATTTCATTACCCACAGCCGAGAAACCAAAACG AAAACCATGTATGGTGCTAATGTGATTATATTTGAGGGCATTTTGACGTTTTACAACCAGGAAATTTGTTcc CTGCTGGACATGAAAGTATTTGTTGATACCGATTCGGATATTCGATTGGCACGGCGGTTAAGGCGTGATATCTCTCAGCGAGGACGTGAACTTGAAGGAGTGTTGAAACAGTATAGCTCATTTGTCAAACCGTCTTTCGAGCACTATATTGCACCTTTGATGGCACACGCCGACATTATCGTACCGCGAGGTGGTGATAATGAAGTTGCAATAAGCCTTATTGTGCAGCATGTTCAGACACAACTGCAGTTG AGAGGTTTCAAGCTAAGGCCCATCCTGGCCAGTGCCCAAGTGGATCAACCACTGCCAAATTCTCTTCACATTCTGCCCTTAACTCCGCAAGTCAAGGGCTTGCATACATTCATTCGTAATAAAGACACTCCACGTGATGAATTCATCTTCTATTCCCGCCGGCTTATTCGATTGACCATTGAGTTTGCTCTGTCTTTATTGCCATTTAAG GACACCGTGGTAGAAACTCCACAGGGAGTGCTATATCAAGGGAAACGCATAGCTACGGATAAAATAGTTGGAGTCTCCGTTTTG CGAGCCGGCGAAACTATGGAACAAGCACTTTCAGAAGTTTGCAAAGACGTCCGCATCGGGAAAATTCTTATTCAGAACAACATCGAAACAGGGGAACCTGAG TTATACTATCTTCGTCTTCCTCGTGACATTAAAGACTATCTAGTCATACTAATGGACGCTACCGTGGCGACGGGAGCTGCGGCCATGATGGCTATCCGAGTACTCCTTGATCACGACGTCCCAGAGGAAAATATTCTAGTCGCTTCCCTACTGATGGCGGCCTCCG GTGTACATACGATTGCCTACGCTTTTCCAAAAGTTCGAATTGTTTCTTCAGCAGTAGACCCAGAGATAAATGAGAAATTTTTCGTCAAACCTGGCATTGGTAATTTTGGTGACCGATACTTCGGCACAG aACCACCTAATGAAGCATAA
- the LOC130695574 gene encoding dynein axonemal assembly factor 11-like, with the protein MSQPTLITRELIRKRAEHNEGEIFSLEEIALHQQNICKIEHIDFWCPCLKILYLQANEISKIENVRRLKCLEYLNLALNKIEIVENLEGCESLEKLDLTLNCIRKLSSLTSLTNNYALREIYLTGNPCAAFKFYRSYVIGILPQLECLDGVPVLHTERLAAKADFDYIESKILEQESIKTYNPPMERASEIRRQLRGERDCCNTTVSSSSKPEINRLVSKDGRVLNSNQAQARFTLVEEDNAMILTVKLPKYMDTSLIDVDVQPTFVRVMIKGKLLQLVLPAEVHSDRSVAQRSLASGDLVVTMPTADGVVKPRDLTSEANKVPPLERIP; encoded by the exons ATGTCTCAACCAACCTTGA TCACACGTGAATTGATTCGCAAACGAGCGGAGCATAACGAG GGGGAAATATTTTCCCTGGAAGAAATTGCCCTACACCAGCAAAACATATGCAAAATCGAGCACATTGACTTCTGGTGTCCTTGTTTGAAAATACTCTACCTTCAAGCCAATGAAATTTCCAAAatag AAAACGTACGACGCTTGAAGTGCTTGGAGTATCTCAATCTGGCGTTGAATAAAATTGAGATAGTGGAAAATCTGGAAGGATGCGAGTCGCTGGAGAAACTAGATCTAACACTCAACTGCATCCGAAAGCTAAGCAGTTTGACTTCTCTTACCAACAACTACGCCCTTCGCGAAAT atACCTGACCGGTAACCCCTGTGCTGCTTTCAAGTTTTATCGTTCATATGTCATTGGCATCTTGCCCCAATTGGAATGTTTAGACGGGGTGCCTGTTTTGCATACTGAACGGCTAGCGGCAAAAGCTGATTTCGATTACATAGAGTCAAAAATTTTGGAACAAGAATCTATAA AAACTTACAACCCGCCAATGGAACGAGCCTCTGAAATACGCCGTCAGCTACGAGGTGAGAGAGATTGTTGCAATACAACAGTTTCTTCGTCTTCAAAACCGGAGATAAACCGACTCGTTTCTAAAGATGGTCGTGTTTTGAATTCTAATCAAGCGCAGGCCCGTTTTACATTAGTAGAAGAAGACAATGCTATGATTTTAACTGTAAAACTCCCAAA ATACATGGATACCTCTCTGATAGACGTGGACGTTCAACCTACCTTTGTTCGAGTCATGATCAAGGGCAAACTTTTACAGCTGGTTCTTCCGGCCGAGGTACACAGTGATAGGTCCGTGGCGCAGCGATCACTGGCTAGTGGAGATCTGGTCGTTACTATGCCAACG GCTGACGGCGTTGTCAAACCAAGAGATTTGACAAGCGAAGCCAACAAGGTTCCCCCGTTAGAAAGGATTCCTTAA
- the LOC130695561 gene encoding putative aminopeptidase W07G4.4: protein MLSSVQSLRMAATTTGARWATCAIEACKAGAESDSRFDGVVLVSDSLNNASSHAEHLLNQSKVDAAFEEEGGIVATSHPSGRTVYAPLGALNKDFSDVRSYGEAAEKGIKRALSAGIKRPLLSLLPVANNPMYKHGNLVSVLGALQALYVPLEVRECRPEKAHKAEMLGLDCPAAESVRKLALALENGRIAGRDIGGSDPERMAPPLVEEYIRELFDGSSVSVEVISDLKTIEKEYPLFAAVNRCANDVPRHAGRIIYLRYKGSGPITKTIYLVGKGVTYDTGGCDIKAGGVMAGMHRDKCGSAAVAAFIKVVDELKPTDVEVVGALAMVRNSVGSNAYVSDEIITSRAGVRVRVGNTDAEGRMAMADVLCKLKEEAVNAVNPQLMTIATLTGHAYLAVGEPYSIILDNGPAARQEVSKKVQEAGNLLGDMFEISTIRKEDYAFHKGKSEYEDVLQCNNLPSSRTPRGHQAPAAFIILASGLNKHGIDGAVPLPFSHLDIAAASGPFPGIPSSAPVLALARYYLPQFF, encoded by the exons ATGCTTTCTTCAGTTCAGTCTCTGAGGATGGCAGCTACCACAACTGGTGCAAG ATGGGCGACATGTGCCATTGAAGCCTGTAAGGCTGGTGCAGAATCTGATTCTCGCTTTGATGGAGTGGTTTTGGTTTCTGATTCTCTGAACAATGCATCAAGTCATGCTGAACATTTGCTGAACCAAAGCAAA GTTGATGCTGCCTTTGAAGAAGAGGGAGGTATTGTGGCAACTTCCCATCCCTCTGGTAGGACAGTTTATGCCCCACTTGGTGCTCTCAATAAAGACTTCAGTGATGTCAGAAGCTATGGAGAAGCTGCTGAAAAAGGAATCAAAAG GGCACTATCAGCTGGAATCAAACGGCCTTTGCTTTCGCTGCTTCCCGTTGCAAACAACCCCATGTATAAGCATGGGAATCTAGTCAGCGTATTGGGAGCGCTTCAAGCATTATACGTG CCTTTGGAAGTTCGGGAGTGTCGTCCCGAAAAAGCCCATAAAGCTGAAATGCTTGGCCTGGACTGTCCAGCTGCCGAGTCAGTTCGTAAACTTGCATTGGCATTGGAGAAcggaag AATTGCTGGGAGGGATATTGGTGGGTCCGACCCGGAAAGAATGGCTCCTCCTCTAGTGGAAGAATACATCCGGGAACTGTTTGATGGAAGTTCAGTTAGTGTAGAAGTGATCTCTGATCTCAAAACTATTGAGAAAGAATATCCATTATTTGCTGCTGTTAACCGTTGCGCCAATG ATGTTCCTCGTCATGCTGGACGAATCATCTATCTTCGTTACAAGGGGTCTGGCCCGATTACGAAAACCATTTATTTGGTTGGTAAGGGTGTTACCTACGATACCGGTGGCTGTGATATTAAGGCAGGAGGTGTCATGGCTGGCATGCACCGAGACAAGTGCGGCTCAGCCGCTGTCGCTGCATTCATAAAAGTGGTTGATGAGCTGAAACCAACTGACGTAGAAGTTGTTGGAGCGTTAGCCATGGTACGCAATAGCGTTGGATCAAACGCCTACGTCAGTGATGAGATTATCACTTCGCGTGCTGGTGTTCGCGTTCGTGTTGGAAACACGGATGCGGAAGGAAGAATGGCTATGGCGGATGTTCTATGCAAA TTGAAAGAAGAAGCAGTGAATGCAGTTAATCCTCAACTAATGACAATTGCTACACTCACTGGACACGCTTACTTGGCGGTTGGTGAACCGTACTCCATCATTTTAGATAATGGGCCTGCGGCTCGCCAGGAAGTATCCAAGAAGGTACAGGAAGCTGGAAACCTTCTAGGTGATATGTTCGAGATCTCCACTATTCGCAAAGAAGACTATGCATTCCATAAAG GCAAATCCGAGTATGAAGATGTCTTGCAATGCAATAACTTGCCGTCATCCCGCACTCCACGTGGCCATCAAGCCCCAGCTGCGTTCATCATCCTGGCATCAGGATTAAACAAG cATGGCATCGATGGAGCTGTGCCTCTTCCATTTTCGCATCTGGACATTGCTGCAGCCTCAGGACCGTTCCCTGGAATCCCGTCATCTGCCCCTGTTCTTGCCCTTGCACGTTACTATCTACCACAGTTTTTCTAA
- the LOC130695581 gene encoding ras-related protein Rab-10-like, translating to MAKKSYDLLFKLLLIGDSGVGKTCILFRFSDDAFNTTFISTIGIDFKIKTIELQGKKIKLQIWDTAGQERFHTITTSYYRGAMGIMLVYDITSVKTFDNIAKWLRNIDEHANEDVEKMILGNKCDVEDKRAVSKEKGEMIAREHGIRFMETSAKANINIESAFYELAQAILTKTCGREQTEALDRVPLEGGRNDRQSNRCC from the exons ATGGCAAAGAAATCCTATGATTTGTTGTTCAAGTTACTGCTCATCGGGGATTCGGGTGTCGGAAAGACATGCATTCTTTTCAGATTTTCCGACGATGCATTCAACACAACTTTCATTTCTACAATTG GTAttgatttcaaaattaaaactattgaacttcaaggaaaaaaaataaaactccaGATATG gGACACTGCTGGCCAAGAACGATTCCACACCATCACAACTTCTTATTACCGTGGAGCAATGGGTATCATGCTTGTATATGACATCACCAGTGTGAAAACATTTGACAATATTGCAAAATGGCTCAGAAATATAGACGAA CATGCAAATGAAGATGTAGAGAAAATGATTCTTGGAAATAAGTGTGATGTGGAAGATAAAAGAGCAgtcagtaaagaaaaaggagaaatg ATTGCCAGAGAACATGGAATTAGGTTTATGGAAACATCAGCCAAAGCAAACATCAACATTGAGAGTGCTTTTTATGAACTGGCCCAAGCAATCCTGACCAAAACTTGTGGACGGGAGCAGACTGAAGCGTTAGATCGCGTTCCATTAGAAGGGGGACGCAATGACCGCCAATCGAATCGGTGCTGTTAG